Proteins found in one Acinetobacter sp. XH1741 genomic segment:
- a CDS encoding MFS transporter translates to MFRQQNLYVLLFSLYWAQGLPVGFMTHALPVILRAQGVSLAHIGGFGLLMLPWSVKIFWAPWVDRHAISHLGHYRSWIIPTQLLTVFVLCALSFFPIHSLDQPVYLFIFFIVLLFMNLTGATQDIATDALAVNLLQHDQQHWGNTFQVVGSRLGFIVGGGAVLWCLDWLSWQPTFLLLAALVFINTLPILLFKEPAHTSHVTHQGNQSNLVTKIKAYLNYFSQNKELRSWLIVLITFKVADGLAGPLLKPLMVDMGLSFTQIGVYITMLGALAALLGALIAGWMLKHVDRAISLISFSILKIMSLGAYIYLAYAYEQKLNINVWLIYAVNALEDAFVAMLLVVMLTLVMHYSRKKYAGTDFTFQVSIMATVSGGLYSFSGVIGDLLGYFHYLIAIVIIGILFLIPMYIWKANRTV, encoded by the coding sequence ATGTTTCGGCAGCAAAATCTCTATGTTCTGCTATTTTCCTTATATTGGGCGCAAGGCTTGCCCGTTGGATTTATGACTCATGCTTTACCCGTAATATTGAGAGCTCAAGGTGTATCCTTGGCTCATATCGGTGGTTTTGGGTTATTAATGTTGCCGTGGTCAGTTAAAATATTTTGGGCGCCGTGGGTAGACCGACATGCAATATCACATTTAGGTCATTATCGAAGTTGGATTATTCCCACTCAACTTTTAACTGTCTTTGTACTTTGTGCCTTATCATTTTTTCCTATTCATAGTTTAGATCAGCCTGTTTATCTATTCATTTTTTTTATAGTACTGCTGTTTATGAACTTAACAGGTGCAACGCAAGATATTGCTACCGACGCTTTAGCTGTCAATCTACTGCAACATGACCAACAGCATTGGGGAAATACATTTCAAGTCGTAGGTTCTCGTCTTGGATTTATTGTGGGTGGGGGAGCGGTATTGTGGTGTTTAGATTGGCTATCATGGCAACCTACCTTCTTATTATTAGCGGCTTTAGTCTTTATCAATACGCTACCAATTTTACTATTTAAGGAACCTGCCCATACTTCTCATGTAACTCATCAAGGTAATCAATCAAACTTAGTCACAAAAATTAAGGCATATTTGAATTACTTTTCCCAAAATAAAGAACTTCGCTCTTGGCTAATTGTGCTTATCACTTTTAAAGTGGCAGATGGCCTAGCTGGGCCCTTACTTAAACCTTTAATGGTTGATATGGGACTAAGTTTTACCCAAATTGGTGTTTATATTACGATGCTGGGAGCTTTGGCTGCTTTATTAGGAGCTTTAATTGCGGGTTGGATGCTGAAACATGTTGATAGAGCTATCTCACTCATTAGTTTTTCAATATTAAAAATTATGAGTTTAGGTGCCTATATCTATTTGGCTTATGCCTATGAACAAAAGCTAAATATAAATGTGTGGCTTATCTATGCTGTAAATGCTTTGGAAGATGCTTTTGTAGCCATGCTCTTGGTTGTGATGTTGACCTTGGTCATGCATTACAGCCGAAAAAAATACGCAGGCACGGATTTTACTTTTCAGGTCTCAATCATGGCGACAGTCAGCGGTGGTCTCTATAGCTTTAGTGGCGTCATTGGAGATTTACTGGGTTATTTCCATTATTTGATAGCTATTGTCATTATTGGAATACTATTTTTAATTCCGATGTACATCTGGAAGGCAAATAGAACTGTATAA
- a CDS encoding lysophospholipid acyltransferase family protein: protein MEQHFPNLPPKVPQRGNALSRVLFKKLFLAQGWTIEGEVPNFPKAVAIISPHTSNIDGWYGFLAIFGLGIQITVLGKDSLFKPPFKRFLDWAGVIPVKRDSANGLTEQVVATIRHYDKIWIGMAPEGTRKKAKKMKSGFYHIAAKADIPIVMFSFDYDRKTIHCLGHLIPSGNYDEDLAKIFKRYEGKISPKNPNWLAEPLQNLVKKPSKN from the coding sequence ATGGAACAACATTTCCCTAATCTGCCCCCAAAGGTTCCTCAACGTGGGAATGCTTTAAGCCGGGTATTATTTAAGAAACTTTTTTTGGCACAAGGCTGGACAATAGAAGGCGAAGTTCCTAATTTTCCAAAAGCAGTGGCCATTATTTCCCCTCATACCTCTAATATTGATGGCTGGTATGGCTTTCTCGCAATTTTTGGACTGGGTATTCAGATTACGGTACTAGGTAAAGATAGCCTTTTTAAACCACCTTTTAAACGATTTCTAGATTGGGCAGGTGTTATTCCCGTAAAACGTGACTCTGCCAATGGCCTGACTGAACAAGTGGTTGCCACTATTCGGCACTATGACAAAATCTGGATTGGCATGGCACCAGAAGGTACACGAAAAAAAGCCAAAAAAATGAAAAGTGGTTTTTACCATATTGCTGCAAAAGCCGATATTCCGATTGTGATGTTCTCTTTTGATTATGACCGCAAAACCATTCATTGCTTAGGCCATTTAATTCCTAGCGGAAATTATGATGAAGATCTCGCCAAGATTTTTAAGCGTTATGAAGGAAAAATTTCACCGAAAAACCCGAATTGGCTGGCAGAGCCTTTACAAAATCTTGTAAAAAAACCTAGCAAAAATTGA
- a CDS encoding patatin-like phospholipase family protein — MKIAQFATIGFISLALFGCDKFSKTPTPTTSIKPREPVIALALGGGGAKGFSHIGVIKVLESHGIKPKIVTGTSAGSFVGSIYASGQTPYQLQSLALKLQESDIRDLTLNRQGIILGQKLQDYVNRNVGNKPIEKFPIRFAAVATRLDNGQKADFIKGNAGQAVRASCSIPNVFVPATIGNQKYVDGGLVSPIPVKTARDMGADIVIAVDISARPAGNRPANMWGLLDQTINIMGQQTINEELKQANVVIQPKVGHLGTLDLKSSNEAILEGEKAAQAQIRQVETAIANFKKSPAAFKPAPRPKF, encoded by the coding sequence ATGAAGATTGCTCAATTTGCCACTATCGGATTTATCTCTCTAGCCCTATTTGGCTGTGATAAATTCAGCAAAACACCAACACCGACTACCTCAATTAAACCACGCGAACCAGTTATCGCACTTGCTCTAGGAGGCGGTGGAGCAAAAGGATTTTCACATATTGGTGTAATTAAAGTCTTAGAGTCGCATGGTATTAAACCTAAAATTGTAACGGGTACAAGCGCCGGCAGTTTTGTAGGAAGTATCTATGCGAGTGGACAAACACCTTATCAACTCCAAAGTCTAGCGCTGAAGTTACAAGAATCGGATATTCGTGATTTAACACTTAACCGTCAAGGCATTATTCTTGGACAAAAGCTTCAGGACTACGTGAATCGCAACGTGGGCAACAAGCCAATTGAGAAGTTCCCAATTCGTTTTGCAGCGGTAGCAACACGTCTTGATAATGGCCAAAAAGCAGACTTTATTAAAGGTAATGCAGGTCAAGCGGTGCGTGCTTCTTGTAGTATTCCAAACGTATTTGTACCAGCCACTATTGGCAATCAAAAATATGTGGATGGTGGCTTGGTAAGTCCAATTCCAGTAAAAACAGCCCGTGATATGGGTGCCGATATTGTCATTGCTGTTGATATTTCAGCACGCCCGGCAGGAAATCGCCCAGCGAATATGTGGGGTTTACTTGACCAGACCATTAATATTATGGGCCAACAAACTATTAATGAAGAACTAAAGCAAGCTAATGTGGTGATTCAACCTAAAGTTGGGCACTTAGGTACGCTCGATTTAAAATCAAGCAATGAAGCTATTTTAGAAGGTGAAAAAGCTGCTCAGGCACAAATACGCCAAGTTGAAACTGCAATTGCAAACTTTAAAAAATCTCCAGCAGCATTTAAGCCAGCACCACGCCCTAAATTTTAA
- a CDS encoding NfeD family protein, with protein MEFVVEPWHWFVLGILLILSELILPAFAALWFGIAAIMVCFLYWLFPDISLTTQIVLWIVLSVLCTILWFKFIKPLSIDRTKAGLPREATIGQIGMVIQTGLDHEQIIVRFPMPILGADEWNCRSITPVKVGDRVRVIDISGNDLIVQSHGTS; from the coding sequence ATGGAGTTTGTTGTAGAACCTTGGCACTGGTTTGTATTGGGTATCTTACTTATTCTTTCTGAGCTGATTCTCCCAGCCTTTGCCGCTCTCTGGTTTGGTATTGCAGCCATTATGGTCTGTTTTCTCTATTGGCTATTTCCAGATATTAGTCTTACAACTCAAATTGTGTTGTGGATTGTTTTATCGGTGCTATGCACCATTCTTTGGTTTAAATTTATTAAACCTTTATCAATTGATAGAACTAAAGCAGGTTTACCGCGAGAAGCCACCATTGGACAAATTGGTATGGTGATTCAAACGGGACTTGACCATGAACAAATTATTGTTCGTTTCCCTATGCCTATTTTAGGCGCCGATGAATGGAACTGTCGAAGCATTACCCCTGTTAAAGTTGGTGATCGAGTTCGAGTTATTGATATTTCAGGTAATGACTTAATTGTTCAGTCTCACGGTACTTCATAA
- a CDS encoding SPFH domain-containing protein, whose amino-acid sequence MPVGTIIVLAFLAFVAVTIFKGVRIVPQGYKWIVQRLGKYHTTLNPGLNFVIPYIDDVAYKITTKDIVLDIPSQEVITRDNAVLLMNAVAYINLTTPEKAVYGIENYTWAIQNLVQTSLRSIVGEMDLDDALSSRDHIKAKLKAAISDDISDWGITLKTVEIQDIQPSSTMQAAMEAQAAAERQRRATVTRADGEKQAAILEADGRLEASRRDAEAQVVLAEASQKAIEMVTSAVGDKETPVAYLLGEQYVKAMQDMAKSSNAKTVVLPADVLNTIRGIMGKHN is encoded by the coding sequence ATGCCAGTTGGTACAATTATTGTTTTAGCCTTTTTGGCTTTTGTTGCTGTTACCATTTTTAAAGGGGTACGTATTGTTCCTCAGGGTTATAAATGGATTGTTCAGCGTTTAGGTAAATACCATACGACTCTTAACCCAGGCCTTAATTTTGTTATTCCTTATATTGATGATGTGGCCTATAAAATTACCACTAAAGACATTGTGCTAGATATTCCTTCGCAAGAAGTGATTACACGTGATAACGCTGTATTGCTCATGAATGCTGTGGCATATATTAATTTAACCACACCAGAAAAAGCAGTGTACGGTATTGAAAACTATACATGGGCCATCCAAAACCTTGTACAAACTTCATTACGTTCGATTGTTGGTGAGATGGATCTAGATGATGCCTTGTCTTCACGAGATCATATCAAAGCGAAGTTAAAAGCTGCGATTTCTGATGATATTTCCGATTGGGGTATCACGTTAAAAACTGTAGAAATTCAAGATATTCAGCCATCTTCAACCATGCAAGCTGCCATGGAAGCTCAAGCCGCTGCTGAACGTCAACGTCGTGCCACAGTAACCAGAGCTGACGGTGAAAAACAAGCTGCAATTTTAGAAGCAGATGGTCGTTTAGAAGCATCTCGCCGTGATGCAGAAGCACAAGTTGTCTTAGCAGAAGCATCTCAAAAAGCGATTGAAATGGTGACAAGTGCAGTGGGCGATAAAGAAACTCCGGTAGCTTACCTGCTAGGTGAACAGTACGTTAAAGCAATGCAAGACATGGCGAAATCGAGTAATGCCAAGACTGTTGTGTTACCTGCCGATGTTTTAAATACAATTCGTGGCATTATGGGAAAACATAATTAA
- a CDS encoding MmcQ/YjbR family DNA-binding protein encodes MNGEQLHQVAIEIARSIPFSEQTYPFGPEYEVFKILEKIFMLAAEVAGIKMINVKCDPYKSQEYQELYPFIIPGYHMNKKHWISIKPHKDLTRDLLQDLIHDSYDLVVKKLPLKDQKRLNNQ; translated from the coding sequence ATGAATGGCGAACAACTCCATCAAGTTGCAATAGAGATTGCGCGTAGTATTCCTTTTAGTGAGCAGACTTATCCATTTGGTCCGGAGTATGAAGTTTTTAAAATTTTAGAAAAAATTTTTATGCTGGCAGCAGAAGTAGCAGGCATCAAAATGATTAATGTCAAATGTGATCCGTATAAAAGTCAGGAATATCAGGAGCTTTATCCATTTATTATTCCCGGTTATCACATGAATAAAAAACACTGGATCTCAATTAAACCACATAAAGATTTAACCCGTGATTTACTTCAAGATTTGATTCATGACTCTTATGATTTAGTCGTGAAAAAACTACCTTTAAAAGATCAGAAAAGATTAAACAACCAATAG
- a CDS encoding polyprenyl synthetase family protein, with protein MSSLSQVNADVLKQAQQRIQQDLLTTLAAFSIPEPLKSAVHHAVMLGGKRVRPALCYATASLQTNPNFAAARRAAVAVELIHCYSLAHDDLPCMDNDLLRRGQPTCHVAFGEDTALLAGDILQSMAFEVLGSRLFDEQGQGTDATIVLKQMQILATASSKMVCGQVLDLQAEAKQISQDELENIHRNKTGALIQAAIMMGAVTIFSGSDQAIPKLRQYGQAIGLAFQVQDDILDITSSTETLGKTAGKDEQVQKSTYPALMGLEQAQVYAKELHDQAFEALAHFGENAKELIEISQFLLARTN; from the coding sequence GTGTCATCACTCTCTCAAGTTAATGCGGATGTTTTAAAACAAGCTCAACAACGTATTCAACAAGATTTATTGACGACACTCGCTGCATTTTCAATTCCTGAACCTTTAAAAAGCGCAGTACACCATGCGGTTATGCTTGGTGGAAAACGTGTGCGCCCAGCTTTGTGTTATGCCACAGCTTCTTTACAGACAAATCCCAATTTTGCCGCAGCTCGCCGTGCTGCGGTTGCAGTAGAGTTAATTCATTGTTATTCATTGGCTCATGATGATTTGCCTTGTATGGACAATGACTTGCTTCGCCGTGGTCAGCCAACTTGCCACGTGGCGTTTGGTGAAGATACTGCGTTGCTTGCCGGTGATATTTTACAATCAATGGCTTTTGAAGTTTTAGGTAGCCGTTTGTTTGATGAACAAGGGCAGGGTACCGATGCTACGATTGTTTTAAAACAAATGCAGATTTTAGCAACAGCCAGCTCTAAAATGGTTTGTGGACAAGTTTTAGACTTACAAGCAGAAGCTAAGCAAATTTCACAAGATGAGCTTGAAAATATCCATCGTAATAAAACAGGTGCACTGATTCAGGCAGCTATCATGATGGGTGCGGTAACAATTTTCTCAGGATCAGATCAGGCGATTCCAAAGTTGCGCCAATACGGACAGGCGATTGGACTCGCTTTTCAGGTACAAGATGATATTTTGGATATTACTTCAAGTACTGAAACTTTAGGTAAAACAGCTGGTAAGGATGAACAAGTACAAAAGTCGACTTATCCTGCTTTAATGGGACTAGAACAAGCACAGGTTTATGCAAAAGAATTGCATGACCAAGCTTTTGAAGCTTTAGCGCATTTTGGTGAAAACGCAAAAGAATTAATCGAAATTTCACAGTTTCTTTTAGCGCGTACCAATTAA
- the prpF gene encoding 2-methylaconitate cis-trans isomerase PrpF, with amino-acid sequence MSSVPQIKIPATYMRGGTSKGVFFKLDDLPERAQVAGQARDQLLLRVIGSPDPYGKQIDGMGGATSSTSKTVILAKSTQPDHDVDYLFGQVSIDQAFVDWSGNCGNLTAAVGSFAISNGLVNAERIPENGLCTVRIWQKNIQKTIIAHVPITNGQVQETGDFELDGVTFPAAEVQIEFLDPADDGEEGGDMFPTGNVVDELNVPEIGSFQATFINAGIPTIFLNAEDLGYQGTELQDHINGDVAALARFEKIRAYGAVQMGLIKDISEAVARQHTPKIAFVSKPKNYTASSGKAVSENDVDLLVRALSMSKLHHAMMGTAAVAIGTAAAIPGTLVNLAAGGGEREAVRFGHPSGTLRVGAQAELTNGQWVVKKAIMSRSARVLMEGWVRVPGDSF; translated from the coding sequence ATGAGCTCAGTACCACAAATTAAAATTCCAGCAACTTATATGCGTGGTGGAACCAGTAAAGGTGTATTTTTTAAACTTGATGATTTGCCGGAAAGAGCTCAGGTTGCAGGTCAAGCAAGAGATCAACTTTTACTACGAGTTATTGGTAGTCCAGACCCGTATGGAAAGCAAATTGATGGGATGGGCGGGGCTACTTCAAGTACCAGTAAAACTGTTATTTTGGCTAAAAGCACCCAGCCAGATCATGACGTAGACTATCTGTTTGGGCAGGTTTCAATAGATCAGGCATTTGTAGACTGGAGTGGTAACTGCGGTAATTTAACGGCTGCTGTTGGCTCTTTTGCGATTTCAAATGGCTTGGTTAATGCCGAACGTATTCCAGAAAATGGCCTTTGCACCGTTCGAATCTGGCAAAAAAATATTCAAAAAACCATTATTGCACATGTACCTATCACCAATGGTCAAGTTCAAGAAACTGGCGATTTTGAGCTGGATGGGGTGACGTTTCCTGCTGCTGAAGTTCAAATTGAGTTTTTAGACCCAGCTGATGATGGTGAAGAAGGCGGCGACATGTTCCCAACAGGAAACGTGGTTGATGAGTTAAACGTTCCTGAGATTGGCAGTTTTCAAGCAACATTTATTAATGCCGGTATTCCAACCATTTTCTTAAATGCAGAAGATTTAGGCTACCAAGGTACAGAGCTGCAAGATCATATTAATGGTGATGTGGCAGCACTGGCACGTTTTGAAAAAATCCGTGCTTATGGTGCTGTACAGATGGGCTTAATTAAAGACATTTCAGAAGCAGTGGCACGTCAACACACACCAAAAATTGCTTTTGTTTCTAAACCAAAAAACTATACAGCCTCAAGCGGTAAGGCAGTTTCAGAAAACGATGTCGATTTACTGGTTCGAGCATTGTCGATGAGTAAATTGCATCATGCCATGATGGGAACAGCAGCAGTTGCAATTGGTACAGCAGCAGCAATCCCGGGTACACTAGTTAATTTAGCGGCTGGTGGTGGTGAGCGTGAAGCGGTACGTTTTGGTCATCCATCTGGGACATTACGTGTTGGTGCTCAAGCTGAACTTACAAATGGTCAATGGGTCGTGAAAAAAGCCATTATGAGCCGTAGTGCACGTGTCTTAATGGAAGGCTGGGTACGCGTTCCGGGCGACAGTTTCTAA
- a CDS encoding amino acid permease has protein sequence MTNESSTLQRGLKNRHIQLIAMGGAIGTGLFLGSAQVIQSAGPSIILGYAIGGLIAFLIMRHLGEMIVEEPVAGSFSHFAYKYWGKFPGFLAGWNYWILYVLVAMSELTAVAKYINYWWPHIPAWTSVLFFFVVITAINLTNVKFYGESEFWLAIIKVVAVISMIIFGLYLLFTADVGSSISFSNLWSHGGFFPNGFSGLFYMLAFLMFAFGGIELIGMAAAEAKDPKKTIPKAINQVVFRILIFYIGSLAILLSLVPWNQLDLGGLDKSPFVMIFSQMGIGWAAHLLNFIILTAALSVYNSGMFANSRMLYGLAQQGNAPKIFKKVNKQGVPVPAVLLSALLIFGCVLLNYFVPEDALSHLMYIVVGALVLNWAMISMTHLKFKSAMKKLGQKTHFPALWAPFSNYLVLGFIAVVLYIMWSQGFKESVMMIPIWIVLMFILFKVLNSKEQ, from the coding sequence TTGACCAACGAATCTTCTACACTGCAACGAGGACTAAAAAATCGACATATCCAATTAATTGCTATGGGTGGAGCAATTGGTACCGGATTATTTTTAGGCTCGGCGCAAGTGATTCAATCTGCGGGACCATCCATTATTTTAGGATATGCCATTGGTGGCTTAATTGCTTTTCTAATTATGCGCCACTTGGGAGAAATGATTGTTGAAGAACCTGTTGCAGGATCGTTCAGCCATTTTGCTTATAAATATTGGGGGAAATTTCCCGGATTTTTAGCTGGATGGAATTATTGGATACTCTACGTACTGGTCGCGATGAGCGAACTCACCGCGGTAGCCAAATATATTAACTATTGGTGGCCTCATATTCCAGCGTGGACGTCTGTCTTATTTTTCTTTGTCGTGATTACGGCAATTAACTTAACTAACGTCAAATTTTATGGTGAGTCCGAATTCTGGCTTGCTATTATTAAAGTTGTTGCGGTTATCTCAATGATTATTTTTGGACTTTATTTGCTATTTACAGCAGATGTGGGTTCAAGCATTTCATTTAGTAACCTTTGGTCTCACGGCGGATTTTTTCCAAATGGCTTTAGTGGCCTGTTCTATATGTTGGCTTTCTTGATGTTCGCCTTTGGTGGTATTGAACTGATTGGTATGGCTGCGGCAGAAGCAAAAGATCCAAAAAAAACCATTCCAAAAGCAATTAACCAAGTCGTTTTCCGTATCTTGATTTTCTATATCGGTTCATTGGCAATTTTACTTTCATTAGTGCCATGGAACCAATTAGATCTTGGCGGTCTCGACAAAAGTCCATTTGTTATGATCTTTAGCCAAATGGGTATTGGTTGGGCTGCACACTTACTTAACTTTATTATTTTAACCGCTGCCCTCTCTGTTTATAACAGTGGGATGTTTGCCAATAGCCGTATGCTTTATGGCTTAGCTCAACAAGGCAATGCGCCAAAAATTTTCAAAAAAGTAAATAAACAAGGTGTACCTGTACCAGCAGTTTTGTTATCTGCATTACTGATTTTTGGCTGTGTTCTTTTAAATTACTTCGTACCTGAAGATGCTTTAAGCCACTTAATGTACATTGTAGTTGGGGCATTGGTATTAAACTGGGCAATGATCAGTATGACTCACCTCAAGTTTAAATCAGCAATGAAAAAACTCGGTCAAAAAACTCACTTCCCTGCACTTTGGGCACCATTTAGTAACTATTTGGTTTTAGGTTTCATTGCTGTTGTCCTCTACATTATGTGGAGCCAAGGCTTTAAAGAATCTGTGATGATGATTCCGATCTGGATCGTTCTCATGTTTATTTTATTTAAAGTCCTTAATTCTAAAGAGCAGTAA
- the hchA gene encoding glyoxalase III HchA, giving the protein MNTPASNDKNPTPDLAEDNAFFPSPYSLSQYTAPKTDYDGTTYSAPYTGTKKVLMIATDERYIQMQNGKFFSTGNHPVEMLLPMFHLDNAGFEIDVATLSGNPAKLEMWAMPKQEQVVLDTFHKYADKLKNPLKLADILEKVVSENSPYVAVFIPGGHGVLAKIPHSLDVKKVLTWAVEQDKFIITLCHGPASLLAAALDEQPENYIFKDYQICVFPDSLDKGANIDIGYMPGALPWLVGENLEKLGVKILNTGITGQCYRDRKLLTGDSPLASNNLGKLAAETLLAEVKD; this is encoded by the coding sequence ATGAATACCCCAGCATCAAATGATAAAAATCCGACTCCAGATTTGGCAGAAGATAATGCATTCTTCCCATCACCATATTCACTGAGCCAATATACTGCTCCTAAAACAGATTACGATGGTACGACTTATTCAGCGCCATATACAGGTACAAAAAAGGTCTTAATGATTGCGACTGATGAGCGCTATATCCAGATGCAAAATGGTAAGTTCTTTTCTACAGGAAACCACCCAGTAGAAATGCTTTTACCGATGTTTCATTTAGATAATGCTGGCTTTGAAATTGATGTTGCGACCCTTTCAGGTAATCCTGCTAAACTTGAAATGTGGGCCATGCCAAAGCAAGAACAAGTGGTATTAGATACTTTCCATAAATATGCCGATAAATTAAAAAATCCGCTAAAACTTGCCGATATTTTAGAAAAAGTAGTTAGTGAAAACTCTCCATACGTGGCTGTATTTATTCCGGGTGGGCATGGTGTTTTAGCTAAGATTCCACATAGTCTCGATGTCAAAAAAGTTCTTACGTGGGCAGTTGAACAAGACAAATTTATTATTACATTATGTCATGGTCCAGCTTCATTACTTGCTGCAGCACTAGACGAACAGCCTGAAAATTATATTTTTAAAGATTATCAAATTTGTGTATTCCCTGATTCGTTAGACAAGGGAGCAAATATCGATATTGGTTATATGCCAGGCGCTTTACCATGGTTAGTCGGTGAGAACCTTGAAAAACTTGGTGTGAAGATTTTGAACACTGGTATTACAGGGCAATGCTATAGAGACCGTAAATTATTAACGGGCGATAGTCCGCTTGCTTCTAATAATTTGGGCAAGCTTGCAGCTGAAACATTGCTGGCTGAAGTGAAGGATTAA
- a CDS encoding NAD(P)H-quinone oxidoreductase yields the protein MSLPTTMKIVEITVPGGPEVLKLQDSDVPVPQADEVLIEVKAAGINRPDVLQRMGLYPMPKGVTQIPGLEVAGVVVAVGDQVQQFKVGDKVCALTNGGGYAEYCAVTATQVLPIPENLSFTQAAAIPETFFTVWANLFDIGRLKENETALIHGGASGIGTTALTICHALGIKTFATVGSEDKVEALANLTTAINYKTQDFEQEILKHTQDQGVDVILDIVGGSYFSKNLNLLKRDGRLVIIGFMGGRIAKEFDLQKLILKRATITGSTMRARNSQEKAQIAQSLHEHVWPLLAQGKCLPQIYKTYDFSDVQSAHACMEQGDHIGKIVLEISA from the coding sequence ATGAGTCTTCCAACAACCATGAAAATTGTTGAAATTACGGTTCCCGGCGGACCTGAGGTCTTAAAACTTCAAGATTCAGATGTTCCAGTTCCTCAAGCAGATGAAGTATTAATTGAGGTAAAAGCTGCTGGAATTAACCGTCCGGATGTTTTGCAGCGTATGGGTTTATACCCAATGCCAAAAGGTGTAACGCAAATTCCGGGACTAGAAGTCGCTGGGGTAGTGGTTGCTGTAGGTGACCAAGTGCAACAGTTCAAAGTTGGAGATAAGGTCTGTGCTTTAACCAACGGTGGTGGTTATGCAGAGTACTGTGCTGTCACTGCAACACAAGTATTACCAATCCCTGAAAATTTATCATTTACTCAAGCCGCTGCGATTCCGGAAACATTTTTTACAGTTTGGGCAAACCTGTTTGATATAGGACGTTTAAAAGAAAATGAAACAGCACTCATTCATGGTGGTGCAAGCGGTATTGGGACTACAGCTTTAACGATTTGCCATGCTTTAGGGATTAAAACTTTTGCTACAGTTGGAAGTGAAGATAAAGTTGAAGCACTTGCTAACTTAACGACAGCAATTAACTATAAAACCCAAGATTTTGAGCAAGAAATTTTAAAACACACCCAAGATCAAGGTGTTGATGTGATTTTGGATATTGTGGGTGGTTCGTATTTCTCGAAAAACTTGAATCTTTTAAAACGCGATGGTCGACTGGTCATTATTGGTTTTATGGGCGGTCGAATTGCAAAAGAATTTGATTTGCAGAAACTGATTTTAAAACGTGCAACTATTACTGGCTCAACGATGCGTGCTCGTAATAGTCAGGAAAAAGCCCAGATTGCTCAGTCCTTACATGAACATGTGTGGCCGCTTTTAGCTCAAGGTAAGTGTTTACCTCAAATCTATAAAACCTATGATTTTTCAGATGTACAAAGTGCCCATGCATGTATGGAGCAAGGCGATCATATTGGAAAGATCGTTTTAGAGATAAGTGCTTAA